The Macaca mulatta isolate MMU2019108-1 chromosome X, T2T-MMU8v2.0, whole genome shotgun sequence DNA window TCGCGCTCGCAGGGGACCCGCGGCTCGTACGGCGCCTTCTGCAAGACGCTCACGCGCACGCTGCTCACCTTCTTCGACCTGGCCTGGCGGCTGCGCAAGAACTTCTTCTACTTCTACATCCTGGCCTCGGTGATTCTCAACGTCCACCTGCAGGTATATATTTAGAGCCACTAACTTTATGGCATTTGGGGGCTCCTCGGCAGGATGGCTGACTTCCACCCACCTGCTCACCCACCCTAG harbors:
- the SMIM10 gene encoding small integral membrane protein 10: MEVLGSGHYVGGGIRSMAAAALSGLAVRLSRSQGTRGSYGAFCKTLTRTLLTFFDLAWRLRKNFFYFYILASVILNVHLQVYI